The Meriones unguiculatus strain TT.TT164.6M chromosome 1, Bangor_MerUng_6.1, whole genome shotgun sequence genome has a segment encoding these proteins:
- the Fbxo46 gene encoding F-box only protein 46, with protein sequence MDRGGLLPFQLWCPRPFGTYSQNQPCPPSAALKPPVCPDTSNGTEPDHGPAHSENTPPALAAEAPTSPHAPLLSTAAAGDEGRVLLDTWYVIKPGNTKEKVAFFVAHQCGGGSRASSMKVKGHWGNDSSKAKRRRRCLEPTKAPPDPGGQEGPPATEAPPTSSGDDVDLLSVAEMVALVEQRAALALQSYPRPTTPAPVVFVSAEQGGSAKGLGSERRSGGGDCSRVAEAVAHFEAQRDSPPTKGLRKEERPGPGPGEVRIAFRISNGREPRSPDGSLPNGGAGRPGCPYPGSPGPGARAKDKITCDLYQLISPSRDALPSNVEFLLARADEASEAETPTPARPQDTPPAPPPPPARDCGASGFHVDVVVTGVVDECIFFGKDGTKNVKEETVCLTVSPEEPPPPGQLFFLQSRGPEGPPEPPPTDTPSTVPGPDDSEGTADTSLCRLYRHVSHDFLEIRFKIQRLLEPRQYMLLLPEHVLVKIFSFLPTRALAALKCTCHHFKGIIEAFGVRATDSRWSRDPLYRDDPCKQCRKRYEKGDVSLCRWHPKPYHHDLPYGRSYWMCCRRADRETPGCRLGLHDNNWVLPCNGVGGGRAGREEGR encoded by the coding sequence ATGGACAGAGGCGGCCTCCTGCCCTTCCAGCTCTGGTGCCCCCGGCCCTTCGGCACATACTCCCAGAACCAGCCGTGCCCACCTTCCGCAGCCCTCAAGCCGCCAGTCTGCCCTGACACAAGCAACGGGACTGAGCCTGATCACGGGCCTGCACACTCAGAGAACACACCACCTGCCTTGGCTGCAGAAGCCCCCACCTCCCCGCATGCTCCACTCCTTTCTACAGCAGCTGCTGGTGATGAGGGTCGAGTCCTGCTGGACACATGGTATGTTATCAAGCCTGGAAATACAAAGGAGAAGGTGGCCTTCTTTGTGGCCCACCAGTGTGGTGGAGGTAGCAGGGCTAGCTCTATGAAAGTCAAAGGGCACTGGGGCAATGACAGTTCCAAAGCTAAGAGAAGGAGGCGCTGCCTTGAGCCCACCAAGGCTCCTCCAGACCCAGGGGGCCAAGAAGGGCCTCCTGCCACTGAGGCCCCCCCCACTTCATCTGGGGATGACGTAGACCTGCTCTCTGTAGCAGAAATGGTGGCCCTGGTGGAACAGAGAGCTGCCCTGGCCCTGCAGAGTTACCCACGTCCCACTACCCCAGCTCCTGTGGTGTTTGTATCAGCTGAGCAGGGGGGATCAGCCAAGGGCCTAGGGTCAGAAAGGCGGTCTGGTGGTGGTGACTGTAGCCGAGTTGCTGAGGCAGTGGCCCACTTTGAGGCCCAGCGGGACAGCCCTCCAACCAAGGGTCTCCGGAAGGAGGAACGGCCAGGCCCTGGGCCCGGTGAAGTGCGTATAGCTTTCCGAATCTCCAATGGCCGAGAACCCCGTTCACCAGATGGCAGCTTACCCAATGGGGGCGCAGGTCGGCCTGGTTGTCCCTACCCTGGTAGTCCTGGACCTGGGGCTCGAGCCAAAGACAAAATCACCTGCGACTTGTACCAGCTTATCAGTCCCTCCAGGGATGCCCTTCCCAGCAACGTGGAGTTCCTACTGGCCAGGGCCGATGAAGCCAGTGAGGCTGAGACACCAACCCCAGCCAGGCCTCAGGACACTCCCCCAGCACCCCCTCCACCTCCTGCCCGGGACTGTGGTGCATCAGGATTCCACGTGGATGTGGTAGTGACTGGTGTAGTGGATGAGTGTATCTTCTTTGGCAAAGATGGCACTAAGAACGTGAAGGAAGAGACTGTGTGCCTGACAGTGAGCCCTGAGGAACCTCCCCCACCTGGCCAGCTCTTCTTCCTCCAGTCCCGGGGCCCAGAAGGGCCTCCTGAGCCACCCCCAACTGATACACCAAGCACAGTGCCAGGCCCTGACGATTCTGAGGGCACAGCGGACACCTCTCTGTGCCGCCTGTACCGGCACGTGTCACACGACTTCCTGGAGATTCGCTTTAAAATCCAGCGTCTTCTGGAGCCCCGGCAGTATATGCTGCTGCTGCCTGAGCACGTGCTGGTCAAGATCTTCAGCTTCCTGCCCACCCGGGCCCTGGCAGCCCTCAAGTGCACGTGCCACCACTTCAAAGGCATCATCGAGGCTTTCGGTGTACGTGCCACGGACTCTCGCTGGAGCCGGGACCCGCTCTACCGCGATGACCCTTGTAAGCAGTGCCGCAAGAGATATGAGAAGGGCGATGTGTCACTGTGCCGCTGGCACCCCAAGCCCTACCACCATGACCTGCCTTATGGACGTTCCTACTGGATGTGCTGCCGCAGAGCCGATCGTGAGACACCAGGCTGTCGCTTGGGCCTGCATGACAACAACTGGGTACTGCCGTGCAATGGGGTGGGTGGCGGCCGTGCTGGCCGGGAAGAGGGGAGGTGA